The Caproicibacterium amylolyticum genome includes the window CAGGTGCGTCTGCACTTTGGAAGCCACGGAAGATGCCTGCGAATTGGTCGGAACGACCTGCACTTCCAAATTGCTCTCACCACTGTCTGGCAGGGCCTTTCCGTCAAAGTCGCACACTTCATCTGTCGCCGCATGAAAAGCATAGGTTCCTGCGGCGGCGTCCTGCCGCACTTTGAAAACGTAAGTTGCAACTTCTCCCGAAAGGACTGCTGCACTGCCCTGCTGTACATCACAGGTATATACCGTTACCAGCGGATTCGACTGCCGTACAAAAAGGTCTGCGCCCTGCGTCTGTGGGGCATCCACCTTGGTCAGATATTCAAAAACGTTTGCATCATACTGTAGTGACATACGGAAAGCACCTGCGGCCGTGCGCCCCGGTGCAGCGGCCAGTTCCACACGCACTTCACTGCCCGCGCTGACCTCCCCAGTTTCTGTACGGATGCGGAAGGTCGGGCCGACATTGGCATTTAACGCAGCAAAAGCCGGTATGCTGACCAGCAGCAGCACGACTGCCGCCGCCAGCAGAACCGGCTTCCATTTCATTTTTTGCTTTTCTTTCATACTGCTGCAACCATACGTACCGCGTCACGCTGCAGCTTTTTGCGTAGAATTTCCAACCGAAAGCGGTTGTACCGCTGAATCAACGTGCAGGGAACGTTCCCCATAAAAATAAGTACCGAAAAAGTGACGCCGACCATTGATTGATTGACCAGCAGTGTCAGAGCAATGCTGCCAAGGTTCCAGGTATGCATCCACTCGCCGCGGCAGGTCTCACTGATAAACTGATTTAAATATTCCACCGACATATCCGTAATATGTTTTTTGGAAAAACCGTCTGCACTGACAAACTGCGGCACACGGTCTTTCCAGTCGTTTATGTGCAGATGGTCGCGGTACCAGCGCCCGCCTTTTTCCCACTTCCAAGGATGAAACAGGCCCTCACTCGGCTGAAAATCAGAGTCCGGCATTCTGGTAGAGAGTAAAAATGTAGTTCCGTGCCATGCACCCACAAGCAGCAGATTGATGAAGAGCATGGATAAATAATTCATATCCTGAATCATACTGTGATTTTCTCCCTTCGTGTGAAGAAGGTACCGCACTGTGTCCTATGGGTTGTCACCGCCGACACTGCATTTTTTGCAGCACCATTCTTTCAATTAGTCATTGTTTTATTATAATACACAGGTTTCGTATTGTAAACCTTGCGGTCAAAATTACCGGCATCGTACAACGTAATTTTTGGGCTGAAAAGCGGCTGTTTCTGCTGCCTGTTCTTTGCAGATTTATGCAAAAATGCCCGGCGACATAAGTGCCAGGCATCCTTTTTGTTCAACTTTTAAAATTTTACATTTTATCTGCGCGTTCGACAAAACTGCGAATAACGCTGCAGGAGTGTTCAAATTTTTCCTTTTCCTCTGGTGTCAGGCTGATTTCCAGCACATGCTCCACTCCGCCTTTGCCGATTACTGCAGGAACACCTGCGTGAATGCCGGTTTGCCCGTACTCCCCCTCCAGCAGGGCAGATACCGGCAGGATGCGCTTCTCATCACCCAGCACCGCCTTTACTATGTCCGCGCAGACCAGCCCAATGCCGAACTCTGTGCAGCCCTTGCCCTCCACAATATGAAAACCAGCCTCACAGTCCTGCCGGCAGATATCGTCAAAATCCAATTTTTGCAGCAGTTCCGGCCTGCCCGCCGCATAATCCAGAATCGGCACACCACCCACAAAGATATGGGAAGCCGGAACCATCTGTGAATCGCCGTGTTCCCCCATGCAGTACGCCTGAATCGAACGCCGGTCAACACCCAGAATTTCGGAAAGGATGCGGCGCAGGCGGGCAGAGTCCAGCGAAGTTCCTGTGCTGAACACCTGTGCTTTTGGCAAGCCAAGCCGTTTGCGCAGAAAGTCCGCAACAATATCGGCCGGATTAGAGATGCTGATGAGAATGCCGTGAAAACCGGAATCCTTCAGCGGACCGACAATGCTGTTCATGATTTCAATGGAACTGTCGAACATATCCAGCCGGGTCTGACCTGGTTTGCGGCTCATGCCGGCCGCCATTACAACAATGTGTGCATCTGCGCAGTCCGCATAAGTACCCGCACGTACCCGCACTCGGCGTGCCATGTTGCTGGAAGCATCATTCTGATCCAGTGCTTCCATGCGTGCTTTTTCCTCTTTAATATCAATATAAACCAGTTCATCCACTTCATTCAGCAGCATTAAACTCATGCCGCAGTGAATACCAACGTGCCCAGCGCCGATAATTACAATTTTTCTTTCCTTGATTTCCGCCATTCCGTGTTCCTCTTTTCTGTTGATTGCTTTTCCTAAATTATAGCACAACTTTAAAGTGTTACAGCAAAAAATATATGCATGACTTTCACGATTCTTTACTCAAAATAACGTGATGAAAAAAAGCAATGGCCTTGTATTCTTTTAACTCGCTTACCCGAAGCTCCATTTTTAACATCTGTTCCTGCCACGCCGTATCTTTCTGAACTTCTTGGTTTTGCTGTAAGTCCCAAAAAGTTCTCATCCCTAAGACTTTTTCTAATTTGAAGTCATGAAACCATGATAACAGTTCCTGATCCTCATAGTAATGAATCGTGCCAAACTTTTGCGATTGTCCATTTTTACCCTCCAGCAACTCATTGGCATGTTCAAAATCATTCAGTAATACTGCCATCTGCATAACTCTTCCAGCCCGATTATGTTTTATAACAGAAAGATACCCCTTTGGCCTCAATATCCTTGAAAATTCCTTTACAATTTCTGTTCTGTCCCTTACATACTCAAAAACATTGTGACACAGAATTGCGTCAAACGATTCATCCTCAAAATTTTCAAGTGCCTTGACGCTTCCTTTTATTTGCACATAATTGTTTTCTGTACATCTATTTTGAAGCATATTTTCATCTGGCTCAACGGCTACAACTTCATTGTCTATTGCAAAATGGCTGGCGGTCACTCCGTTACCACTCCCAAAGTCCAATACTTTTTTACCATGTATCTGTTTGAGTTGTTCCCATGTCATTTTTTTCTGCAGCAACTCCCAAGGAGCAATCTTCTTACTTTTCATAATCTATCCCCCTTAAATTGGAGCCCCTACACCCCGCGTTATATTCCTGAAAACACAGCGTTTCTATGCATGATTTTTCGTCTTTCAATTTTTAAATTATAGCACAGCGTTAAAGCGTCACAGTATAATAGGCTAACTTTATATATTTTAATGTCGGTTGTCAAGGAATCCATCGGTTTTGCCGCCCTCAACTTTATTATATTATGCTTTTTCAATATTTCATTCTTTACGGAACCTTTTTTCCCGCTGCCGCATACCCTGTCGGCAGAATCTTTTTTGTTCAGGCACCCGGTGCCGGGCTGTAAGCTTACAGCAGCGGATGAAGCACATCTGCGGGAAATCGCAGATGTGCTTTTTTATGCGCCGGTGTCTGTAAAAATTGCAGCGGAGGGAACTGCTATGACTGAACTTTCCAAATTGACAACAGGACTGACCACTGCCGAGGCACAGGCGCGGCTAAAGCGTTTTGGGAAAAATGAACTGACTCCGCCTAAAAAACAGAATCCGTTTTTAAAATTTCTGCATACACTCTGCCAGCCGATGTTTCTTCTGCTGCTCTGCGCAGCAGTCATCTACTTTCTGCTGGGGCAGGCGCGGGACGGCGCAGTCATGCTGGTATTTGTCTGCGGCATGATTGGCATCGACGCTGTACAGAGCTGGAAAACCGACAAAACACTGAATGCCCTGAAAAAGCTTTCCGCACCGCAGGTAACGGTTTTGCGGGATGGACACGAAACCGCCGTCCCCAGCTGGGAGCTTGTTCCGGGGGATGTGGTCAAACTGACAGAGGGCATCCGGATCCCAGCAGACTGCCACATTTTGTCCTGCAGTGATTTGTGCATAGAGGAGTCAACGCTGACCGGAGAAGCACAGGGTGTTTGGAAAAGTGCCGCACATACAGAATCAGAACAGCTTGGCCGCTGGCGCCGGGATTGGTGCTATGCCGGCACACAGGTACTTGAGGGCAGTGCTGTTGTACTGGTGGAACAGACCGGGCTAAACACCGAATACGGCAAGATTGGTGTCAGTGTGGCTGCCGCACCGCAGGAACGCTCTCCTTTGCAAAAACAGACGGACCGGCTGGTAAAGGTCTGCACAGTGATTGCTGTGGTCCTGTTTGCCGCTGTCAGCTTCTTTACATGGCTGGAACTTGCCGGTACGGAAACCGCCGGTCGGCTTGTGCAAAGCATCCTTTCGGGTGTCACACTTGCCATGGCAATGATACCGGAGGAATTCCCGGTAGTGCTTGCTGTATTCCTTTCCATGGGTGCGTGGCGGCTTGCAAAGCAGCAGGCACTGGTTCGCCGCCTGCCCGCTGTGGAAACGCTGGGCGAAATTTCGGTTCTGTGCGTCGATAAAACCGGGACCATTACACAGAACCAAATGGCAGTACAGGAAACGTGGTGTTTCGCAGCAAATCCAGCGTCTTTGACAGAAGCGCTTGGGCTTGCCTGTGAACCGGAACCTTATGATCCTATGGAAAAAGCAATTCTGGACTATTGCAGTCAGCAGGGGCTGCCCGCACAAACACTTTTCAGCGGCACATTGGTCAGAGAATATGCTTTTACACATGAAGACAAACGAATGGGGCACATTTGGCAAAAAGGCAGCCGCGCCCTGCTCGCCGCAAAAGGCTGTCCGGAAAGTATTTGGTCGCTGTGCGGCATGGACAATACCGCACAAAAAGCTGCTGAAAATGCCGCCAAAAAGCTTGCCGCGTCCGGCCTGCGCGTTCTGGCCGTAGCTGTTCAGGAGCTAACAGCGGGTACACCCCTGCCGGAAACCCTTTCCGAGTGCTCGCCTGCGTTTTTGGGACTTGTCGGATTGGCTGACCCGCCGCGCGCGGGTGTAACACAGGACATCTGTCGCTGCACCGCCGCCGGCATTCGCGTGGTTATGATTACAGGTGACAGCGCAGAAACCGCTGGAAGTATCGCCCGGCAAACCGGAATGCCCGGTGCAGAAGCCGTTGTCACAGGCGGAGAAATTGACTGCATGGATGACTATACGCTGCGGCAGTGTGTACAGCACACCAATATTTTTGCACGCGTTGTGCCGGAACACAAAATGCGTATTGTGAAAGCACTGCGTGCCTGCGGCGCGGTCACCGCCATGACCGGTGACGGTGTAAACGATGCCCCTGCGCTGAAATATGCGGACATTGGCATTGCTATGGGCAAACGCGGCAGTGAGGTAGCACGTGAAGCCTCGGATCTAGTGCTGCTTGACGACAACTTTTCCACGATTGTCCGCACCGTGCGGGACGGCAGGCGCATCTATGACAACCTCTGCAAAGCAGTCGGCTATCTTTTTGCGATTCACATTCCGTTTGCGCTTTCCGCGCTGCTGGTACCGCTGCTGCATATTGCACCGGAAAACGGTTTTTTGCTGCCGGTACACATTGTCGTGCTGGAACTGCTGATTGACCCTACCTGCTCCATTGTACTGGAACGTCAGCCTGCCGAAACAAATTTAATGAAGCAAAAGCCGCGCAGTTCACGGCAAACACTGATAACACCCCGTCTGATGCTGCACAGTTTTCTGCAGGGCGGGCTGCTGGCCGCCGCGGCATTTGGCTCCTACCTGTTCTGGATGCAGCAAACCGGAAACTCCGCGCTCGCCCGCACAATCGGCTTGGTCGTTTTGATGCTTGGCAATCTTTTTCTGGTGCAAACCGGCAGTTCGCGCACAGAATCCATTCTGCACACAGCAAAGGTACTGCGGCACGACAAAGTAATGTGGGCAATCCACCTCGGCACACTCGCCGGAATCAGTGTTCTGCTGTATACACCACTGTGCGGATTTTTCGGCTTGGTGCCGCTGTCTGCGCTCCAGCTGCTGACGGCCTTTCTGCTGGCTGCGGCAGCCGTATTGTGGAGTGAACCGGTAAAATGGCTGAAAAAACGATTTTTCCATAGTAAAAAAAATTAGAGTTCAGCAAACTAAGTGTGCGAAACTCTAATTAAATTGTTCTATCTGATTGTTTTGGCTGTGCACACGGTAAACGATCATAAAGAAAAGGGCACATCCTTTCGGAAGTGCTCACATACAGAATTCATTTATTCGCTTTCGGTTTTCCCAGCCTGTACACGCGAATCATCCCCAAAACAAACACCAGCATATATACACCAAGAAACAGCAGCAGCGGCAGGCCAATCGGCAACTGCGGATAAATTGCCGGCAGCGCAAGGTAGCAGAACATCGCTGCCATAATGCAGTTTGTTACCTCCAGTGTATTGCGCATCGTTGTGTAAATACTGCGCCAGTTACCTTCCGTCAGGTTCCCGGGCATATTCCACACAGACGGAAAACGGCAAAGCACTTCCATACCTGCGTACATGACTGCTCCCACAAGAAACATCCACCAAATGCTGCTGCGGCTGCCCCATGCGTCAGCTGCTCCGGCAGCGTTCCAGTGTGTGGGAATTGTCTGTGGGAGTGACTGGTAAACTGTCAGCAGATAAATCAGCATACCTCCCAGCAGCAAACACCCTGCCACCCGGCAGCCTTTTTGAAAACCGTTATACGGCAGTTTGCGCCCACGCCAGCCGCGAAACGGTGCATCCGGGTCAATCGGCCACGCTGTGCCGTCATCTTCCGCTTCATCCGCAATGCCTTTTAAAAGTTCATCTGTGCTCAATTCAAACAACTGTGCCAACGCCACCAGCTTTTCGATGTCCGGCCGTGCCGTATCCTGTTCCCACTTGGAAACCGCCTGCCGTGAAACGCCCATCTGGTCGCCCAGCTGTTCCTGCGAAAGTCCGCGCCGCTTCCTGCACATTTGTATCCGCTGCCCCAGTGTCATCTGTTCCATCTCCCCTTCTCTTTTAATCCAAAATTCGCCAACATGCATTACCCCTAATGTCATACACAAGGCCCCTTTCGCTCATCGGCTTCACTATACCGCCGACACTTTGGAAAAGCAAGCATTTGAAAGTGGAACTTTGCGTTTTTGGGGGCTGTCAACCGCCGGTTGACACAATTTTAATGGAAAATACGTAACCCGCATCTATCCTTTTGCGGCAGGTGGCTGTTTGGGTGCACCAAATGGTGCAAAAACGTCAGCAGGCGGTTTACAGATACACGCGGGTGTCGTATAATGGAGCCGGACAGGAGGGTTTCAAAGTGGCAAAGAAAAAGGACGACAAAACCAATGTCATGCGGATTTTAGACAAAGAAAAGATTCCTTACACACCACACTTTTATGAACATGAGGACGGCAAAATAGACGGCATTGCAGTTGCCGAAAAGCTGGGGCAGCCACTGCCGCAGGTCTTTAAAACACTGGTCACGCAGGGCGCTGACCACGCCTACTACGTTTTTGCGGTTCCGGTGGCAGAAGAGCTTGACCTGAAAGCTGCCGCGCGCAGCGTAGAGGCCAAAAGCGTCGAAATGATACACGTAAAGGACATCAATAAAGTAACAGGATACATCCGCGGTGGATGCTCCCCCGTCGGCATGAAAAAGCAGTTCACGACAGTGTTCGACGAAACTGCACTGCTGTATGACACGATTTTCGTCAGCGGTGGAAAAATCGGCACGCAAGTACAGCTTTCTATTCAGAATCTGTTGAAACTCACCGGTGGAACTACTGCCGATATTATTGTACACTGTTAATGATTCATTGTTGAAATTCCATAATTCTTCTTTATTTTTTGTGAAAAATATAGAAATATTATGGTTAGCTAAATAATTCCTGCCTGCTATTGTTATTCCGGACATTCCTGTTATATAATAAATAAAGATTGAATACTTTTCGGAACGGAATCAGGAGGATTTGTATGTATTACAGCTTTATCATGCTTAAGCCGGACGCCATTGAGCAGGGACTTACGGTACCAATTCTCATGTACCTGAAAAACGCTGGCATTGAAATTGAAATGATTGACTGCCAAAAGGTAAACACAGGCGTTCTGCTGAAACATTATGCAGAAGCTATCGCCAAAATGGGGCATGACTTTGAACGCAAATACGCGGATTACTTTACCAACCGCTATGTCATACCCATCATTGTCAAATCAGAACAGCCAGACATTATTGACTGCATCCGCAAAGTTGTGGGTGCTACAAATCCAGCCGAAGCAGACAAAGGCACCATTCGCGGTGACTTCGGAACTGACAGCTTTGAAAAATCTGCCGCGGAAAACCGCGGCTGCCACAATCTGATACACGCCAGTGACAGTTCCGAAGCCGTCCGCCGCGAAATTGCACTCTGGTTCGGCGAAGAATATGCGGAGAAATATGCGAAATAAATTTTTGACCTATCTGGACTTGTTTCTTGCACACCTTGCAGGCGGTAAAAAAGGTGAACCGCACCGGGGCGCTTACCTGCGTACTGCGGTTCTCAATCTTTTGCTGGCGGCTGTGCTGGTTGTGCTGCTTATTTTAGACCAGTGGTGCCTGCTGCAAACCAGCCTTGGCCCTGACATTCCGCTGCTGCTTGCCACACTGCTGCTTGCGGCAGGAATGGTGCTGTGCGCGATTCGCAGCCTGCAAATTGCAGGGAAAATGGCATCCGATTAAGTGAATAAATAAAGGCGGCTTCTGTTTTGGTACAGAAGCCGCCTTTATTTATTGTAACTATTTATTTGCAGAACAGGAAGTCGCGCAGTTCCTCCGGCGAAGCCGCAAACTGTTTTGCGCCGCCTGCTTTCAGGTCTGCTTCCCCGCCGTAGCCATAGGCTGCCCCAATAAAGGGCAAGCCCACTTTTACGGCACCTTCTGCATCGTAGTGGGTATCGCCTATCATCACCGTATCCGTCAGACTGTCCGTGTGGCACAGTGTCATCGCCCGGCGGATAATGCTGGCCTTTTCCGCATTGCCGCCGTCATTATCTGCTGCACACAGTGCGTCAAAACAGTCCGCAATTTCAAAATGCTTCAGCAGCCGTTCCACCATCATATACGGTTTGGAAGACGCAGTGCAAATCACCGCACCAGCCTGCTTCAAGTCGCGCAGAAGCGCCGGAATGCCGGGGTACACGGTGGTTTTCAGCCAACCGGTCGCGTCGTAATGCACGCGGAAGCGGCGTACTGCTTCATCTGCCTGTTCCCGTGTCATGCCGCAGTAATCCATGTAGCAATCCTCTGCAGGCGGGCCAATAAATCGCCGCAGCGTTTCCGGCGGCGGCACTGGCCGCCCCATTTCTTGGAGTGCCAGCGTTGCACAGTGCATAATGCCCTCGCCGGAAGCGCAGAGTGTGCCGTCAAAGTCGAACAAAATTGTTTTGTAACGTAACCGCAAAGTGGAGTTCCTCCTCTGAAAGTTTCCCCTCAGCCGTGCCGGGTATGTAAAACCATTATAAGTGTACAGCAAAAAAAGCGCAAGTCCACACTGGGTTTCGCGCCATTTCCACAAAAATTCACGCCGCCGCGCCAAACGTTCTCTGCCCTGTCAATGGAAGTACATTGCAAAAACGTGTAAAATATTAAGTAATAAGTTTTATGCGCGCAGTCTGTTTCATGGCTGCATTTTTGCTGGGAGGCATTCTTCATGGAGGACTACAAACTGATTGCACTGGATCTTGACGGTACACTGACAAATTCACAGAAAAAAATCAGCCCCGCCACCCGTGAAGTACTGCTG containing:
- a CDS encoding helix-turn-helix domain-containing protein, with amino-acid sequence MTLGVMHVGEFWIKREGEMEQMTLGQRIQMCRKRRGLSQEQLGDQMGVSRQAVSKWEQDTARPDIEKLVALAQLFELSTDELLKGIADEAEDDGTAWPIDPDAPFRGWRGRKLPYNGFQKGCRVAGCLLLGGMLIYLLTVYQSLPQTIPTHWNAAGAADAWGSRSSIWWMFLVGAVMYAGMEVLCRFPSVWNMPGNLTEGNWRSIYTTMRNTLEVTNCIMAAMFCYLALPAIYPQLPIGLPLLLFLGVYMLVFVLGMIRVYRLGKPKANK
- a CDS encoding nucleoside-diphosphate kinase, producing MYYSFIMLKPDAIEQGLTVPILMYLKNAGIEIEMIDCQKVNTGVLLKHYAEAIAKMGHDFERKYADYFTNRYVIPIIVKSEQPDIIDCIRKVVGATNPAEADKGTIRGDFGTDSFEKSAAENRGCHNLIHASDSSEAVRREIALWFGEEYAEKYAK
- a CDS encoding cation-translocating P-type ATPase — protein: MTELSKLTTGLTTAEAQARLKRFGKNELTPPKKQNPFLKFLHTLCQPMFLLLLCAAVIYFLLGQARDGAVMLVFVCGMIGIDAVQSWKTDKTLNALKKLSAPQVTVLRDGHETAVPSWELVPGDVVKLTEGIRIPADCHILSCSDLCIEESTLTGEAQGVWKSAAHTESEQLGRWRRDWCYAGTQVLEGSAVVLVEQTGLNTEYGKIGVSVAAAPQERSPLQKQTDRLVKVCTVIAVVLFAAVSFFTWLELAGTETAGRLVQSILSGVTLAMAMIPEEFPVVLAVFLSMGAWRLAKQQALVRRLPAVETLGEISVLCVDKTGTITQNQMAVQETWCFAANPASLTEALGLACEPEPYDPMEKAILDYCSQQGLPAQTLFSGTLVREYAFTHEDKRMGHIWQKGSRALLAAKGCPESIWSLCGMDNTAQKAAENAAKKLAASGLRVLAVAVQELTAGTPLPETLSECSPAFLGLVGLADPPRAGVTQDICRCTAAGIRVVMITGDSAETAGSIARQTGMPGAEAVVTGGEIDCMDDYTLRQCVQHTNIFARVVPEHKMRIVKALRACGAVTAMTGDGVNDAPALKYADIGIAMGKRGSEVAREASDLVLLDDNFSTIVRTVRDGRRIYDNLCKAVGYLFAIHIPFALSALLVPLLHIAPENGFLLPVHIVVLELLIDPTCSIVLERQPAETNLMKQKPRSSRQTLITPRLMLHSFLQGGLLAAAAFGSYLFWMQQTGNSALARTIGLVVLMLGNLFLVQTGSSRTESILHTAKVLRHDKVMWAIHLGTLAGISVLLYTPLCGFFGLVPLSALQLLTAFLLAAAAVLWSEPVKWLKKRFFHSKKN
- a CDS encoding HAD hydrolase-like protein, encoding MRLRYKTILFDFDGTLCASGEGIMHCATLALQEMGRPVPPPETLRRFIGPPAEDCYMDYCGMTREQADEAVRRFRVHYDATGWLKTTVYPGIPALLRDLKQAGAVICTASSKPYMMVERLLKHFEIADCFDALCAADNDGGNAEKASIIRRAMTLCHTDSLTDTVMIGDTHYDAEGAVKVGLPFIGAAYGYGGEADLKAGGAKQFAASPEELRDFLFCK
- the ybaK gene encoding Cys-tRNA(Pro) deacylase, which codes for MRILDKEKIPYTPHFYEHEDGKIDGIAVAEKLGQPLPQVFKTLVTQGADHAYYVFAVPVAEELDLKAAARSVEAKSVEMIHVKDINKVTGYIRGGCSPVGMKKQFTTVFDETALLYDTIFVSGGKIGTQVQLSIQNLLKLTGGTTADIIVHC
- a CDS encoding L-lactate dehydrogenase, whose protein sequence is MAEIKERKIVIIGAGHVGIHCGMSLMLLNEVDELVYIDIKEEKARMEALDQNDASSNMARRVRVRAGTYADCADAHIVVMAAGMSRKPGQTRLDMFDSSIEIMNSIVGPLKDSGFHGILISISNPADIVADFLRKRLGLPKAQVFSTGTSLDSARLRRILSEILGVDRRSIQAYCMGEHGDSQMVPASHIFVGGVPILDYAAGRPELLQKLDFDDICRQDCEAGFHIVEGKGCTEFGIGLVCADIVKAVLGDEKRILPVSALLEGEYGQTGIHAGVPAVIGKGGVEHVLEISLTPEEKEKFEHSCSVIRSFVERADKM
- a CDS encoding class I SAM-dependent methyltransferase, producing the protein MKSKKIAPWELLQKKMTWEQLKQIHGKKVLDFGSGNGVTASHFAIDNEVVAVEPDENMLQNRCTENNYVQIKGSVKALENFEDESFDAILCHNVFEYVRDRTEIVKEFSRILRPKGYLSVIKHNRAGRVMQMAVLLNDFEHANELLEGKNGQSQKFGTIHYYEDQELLSWFHDFKLEKVLGMRTFWDLQQNQEVQKDTAWQEQMLKMELRVSELKEYKAIAFFHHVILSKES